In Candidatus Binataceae bacterium, the DNA window CGTCCCCAAAGAGATGGAGGTCATCCATCAGCGCTTTCACTACAATCCGGGCGTCAGGGCCGGCAACCTGCTCTTCGTCGCCGGCCAGGTCGGACGCGACCAAAACCTCAATGTGATCGAGGGCAAGGAAGCGCAGTTCGTGCAGGCGTTCGAGAATCTGAAAAAGGTGCTCACTGCAGCGGGCGCGGGGTTTGACGACGTGGTCGAGATGGTCACTTACCACACCGACATGCGCGACCTTCAACTCTTCATGAAGGTCAAGGATCGCTATTTCACCCGGGAATATCCGGCGTGGACGGGGGTCGGGGTAACCGCCCTCGCGATGCCGGGCTTGAT includes these proteins:
- a CDS encoding RidA family protein; this encodes MTRRTNIVPKEMEVIHQRFHYNPGVRAGNLLFVAGQVGRDQNLNVIEGKEAQFVQAFENLKKVLTAAGAGFDDVVEMVTYHTDMRDLQLFMKVKDRYFTREYPAWTGVGVTALAMPGLMVEIKCVAILKD